The genomic region AGACCTTGATCGCGAAGGGGCTGGTACACCGGGCGGAGGACAGGACCGATCGCCGCGCGAAACTGCTTTCGTTGACCGACATGGGGCACTCGATGGTCGCGCGCATAAGGGAGACCGTCGTCTTCCGGGAGGAGCAACTGCTGAACAATTTCAGCGGGAGTGAACTGGAACAACTGACCTGTTTGGTGGAAAGGCTGGAGACGGCTGTAGCGGACGCGAGGCAGAAAGGCAAATGATGCAGTTGCCTGAACTGATTCCTGCCGTTAGAGCCGCGGTCGCCGCACTGGCAGCTCTGGCTGTCGCCCACCTGCTCCGCCTCGAGAATCCCTACTGGGCCGCCATGACCGCGCTGATAGTGGTGCAACCCACGAGGGCTCTGCTGTTCGAGAAGAGCTATTACCGCCTGATCGGCACAGCCATCGGCTCCGCGGCCGCCTGGCTCCTGCTGCTCCAGACCGCTTCCCCGCTGGTTCTGACCGCTGCGCTTTCCATCTGGATCGCCGCATGTGTCGGCGTCGGGAACCTGCTCCACGGATTGCGCTCTTATGCCGCATTGATGGCCGCATGCACCTGCGCTGTGATCGCCATGAGCGGCTACCAGAACCCAGGTCACGCAGATGACCTCGCTTTCGGCCGGGTCGCCTGCATCATCATCGGCATACTGGTCACCACCTGCGTCACCGCCCTTTTCACTCCTCGCCACAGCATGGACGACTTGGACCGGCGCCTCACGCACGTTACGGCAGATGCGGTGCGCTGGCTGGGCCTGCTGGGGTGTGCCCGGAGCCAGGCCGCAGCGGAACTGGAACAGGAAATCCTCCGCGAGGCGGCGGATATCGAGGCGCTGCTGGATGCCGGCGGGATGAGCGCCTCGTTCAAAAACCACAGGCGGAACGCCAGAAGCCTGCTGGGCGCCCTACTTTCGTTGCTGGCGCTGGGAAGGCTCGACGCCGAGCCGCCGGTCCGACAGGAACAAGGGAGCGCGGCGACGAAGTGGAGAGAAGCGTGGGGCCGGCAGCTTCAGGAGCTGGCGGCAGGACTGGAACGCGCCCCGATATCTGAATGGTGCCGGAAGGTAAAAGCCGTGGCTGCCGAGACGGGGCTCCACCTTCCCCAGGTGGGACGGGCCCTCTACGATCTTGCCGGGGCCAACGAGGTCGTCCTCGACCATGGCATGTACGATGGAGCGAAGGAGCCCGCTTACCACCTGATCCGCCATCGGGACCGGCAGGAGGCCGGCCGCGCCGCCGTTCGCGGGGGGCTCGTCATCG from Citrifermentans bremense harbors:
- a CDS encoding FUSC family protein, which produces MMQLPELIPAVRAAVAALAALAVAHLLRLENPYWAAMTALIVVQPTRALLFEKSYYRLIGTAIGSAAAWLLLLQTASPLVLTAALSIWIAACVGVGNLLHGLRSYAALMAACTCAVIAMSGYQNPGHADDLAFGRVACIIIGILVTTCVTALFTPRHSMDDLDRRLTHVTADAVRWLGLLGCARSQAAAELEQEILREAADIEALLDAGGMSASFKNHRRNARSLLGALLSLLALGRLDAEPPVRQEQGSAATKWREAWGRQLQELAAGLERAPISEWCRKVKAVAAETGLHLPQVGRALYDLAGANEVVLDHGMYDGAKEPAYHLIRHRDRQEAGRAAVRGGLVIAVVGLVWSLTGWSKGPLMLMALSIMISIFSNKEHPAMFVGNIFIGAATGSALAVFCRVVLLDGVSGFTETVAVIAPFILLGAYAMQHRRTVIPATDATLFFIFVIQPGVPVTIAAADLAIGAVAMVSGVAAAYIGYTLLVPVNPAIRRRSLLAAIAKDVARMSANEQGVAPARIRAKLQHRVLRLLALAKSCDTNRVAVVSGAIALLALTASIERLRQKLQHDEFHPEDARQTREKLARISGAARKPPVQSCLLHPWADALSAIIAPLPPNQAEAEQEPAAMGSEIVLAI
- a CDS encoding MarR family winged helix-turn-helix transcriptional regulator, with the translated sequence MTQSPTKKITKNNLLFHLGLLTRNWRKVLNADFQNCGLTEATWRPLLHLSHLGDGIRQKDLAASVGIEGPSMVRLVETLIAKGLVHRAEDRTDRRAKLLSLTDMGHSMVARIRETVVFREEQLLNNFSGSELEQLTCLVERLETAVADARQKGK